A single region of the Blastocatellia bacterium genome encodes:
- a CDS encoding sigma 54-interacting transcriptional regulator → MAVSQNDKPKVRVPIPYSKCSEIETDLLKRSLSSRPSNVVFLGETGTGKSSEAQDLYTRWLNGLEQEEKDRREEARESMFEAMLNKKNFEPKYHPIIEKHKKSIPDLKKLPEKPVITNLVGASADTAPAELFGVLPGVFTTVDFRFPRIALANQSMLFIDELRYVPPIVQAQLLTTIQDRAFLPLGGMEKHQIKNLDVWYVAALTPPYNSILPELFYRLGSYVIELRALDQLKGDEVLDELVKRYLAKAVGTSPNAPSLVLSASAMSRLRELNWPGNLRQLENVIHRVVRSVHPTDTVIDAIDIDSAIKFDPAYHLGGNDIVSRLHALFREGAVDKTPFTRKMVDKTLIQVFEAEVGRAKAMKLLQIGRQAFDTLKDKPRQRPKPQGKPKQRPKPQGKSKQRPKPRTKSGDS, encoded by the coding sequence GCAAAACGATAAACCGAAAGTTCGTGTGCCGATTCCGTACTCTAAATGTAGTGAGATCGAGACTGATTTGCTGAAGCGAAGCCTCTCGAGTCGCCCTTCAAACGTAGTTTTCCTGGGTGAGACGGGGACTGGCAAATCAAGTGAAGCGCAGGATCTGTATACACGATGGCTGAACGGTTTAGAACAAGAAGAAAAGGATAGACGAGAAGAGGCTCGCGAAAGCATGTTCGAGGCCATGTTGAACAAGAAGAACTTTGAGCCCAAATATCACCCCATCATAGAGAAACATAAAAAAAGCATTCCTGACTTAAAAAAGCTTCCCGAGAAACCTGTCATTACGAATCTTGTCGGGGCCAGCGCGGACACGGCGCCCGCTGAACTATTCGGCGTTTTACCGGGCGTGTTTACGACTGTAGATTTCAGGTTCCCCCGCATTGCCCTGGCCAACCAGAGCATGCTTTTTATCGATGAATTGAGATATGTCCCGCCGATTGTACAGGCGCAACTGCTGACGACCATTCAGGACCGCGCCTTCCTCCCTTTGGGTGGTATGGAGAAACACCAGATCAAAAATCTAGATGTCTGGTATGTGGCCGCGCTGACGCCGCCTTATAACAGCATCCTGCCTGAGCTCTTCTATCGTCTCGGATCGTATGTGATTGAACTCCGCGCCCTTGATCAGCTCAAGGGCGATGAAGTGTTGGATGAGCTGGTGAAGCGGTACCTTGCAAAGGCAGTAGGGACATCCCCCAATGCGCCATCCCTTGTGCTGTCAGCATCGGCGATGAGCCGATTGCGAGAACTCAATTGGCCGGGCAATCTCAGACAGTTGGAAAACGTCATTCACCGCGTTGTCAGAAGCGTCCACCCAACGGATACCGTCATCGACGCCATAGATATTGATAGCGCCATCAAATTCGATCCGGCCTACCATCTGGGGGGTAACGATATCGTCAGTCGGCTCCATGCCTTATTTCGCGAAGGTGCGGTCGACAAGACGCCCTTTACACGAAAAATGGTGGATAAAACTCTTATCCAAGTCTTCGAGGCTGAGGTGGGCCGGGCAAAGGCTATGAAACTTCTGCAAATCGGCCGGCAAGCGTTTGACACTCTTAAAGACAAACCCAGGCAGCGGCCCAAACCTCAAGGCAAACCCAAGCAGCGGCCCAAACCTCAAGGCAAATCCAAGCAGCGGCCCAAACCTCGTACAAAATCGGGCGACAGTTAA
- a CDS encoding sigma 54-interacting transcriptional regulator: MSIKELDEPTRSTLDPIIIHCSREMQKVVDDLKKCAKQDATVLIEGETGTGKEVIAREIHNRSSRCGKPMEVFSCPRGGNLIEDELFGHERGAFTDARELKQGKIERANGGTFFLDDIDDMPLQTQGKLLRVLETGEVERLGGKSTVKVDVRVIAATKVNLQKLVDEGKFRADLFYRLNVLEIVLPTLRHRPDDIPLLARHFIGDRAFTIEPDVVKAMKAYHWPGNVRELKNAITRAVGRAKGNILEREDLIPSSENRFRTNSGREPCPLRTPPRLEDLIRFVNEFNARVGDSAPDDLSDCVRAAALTAFGLPFRDARSIARYIRKGLKSEPRGKQAFKALNPASLAWLLDIREGRRPEAGSHKSPSILGPFLSDGDAPPPQSGERPPLSARDVSILLPRTGQHLFGREKALQFLNRAWEEANTHIIVLVGFGGVGKSTLLTHWLQSMSTANYRGAHRVYARSFYHQNTYERTLSADGFIAEALNWFSDSDATKARYPGERGERLAHVLKAQRALLVLDGLEVVQFPPGSQEGKLRDEGLRVLLRELAASSPGLCVISTRVRVADLQDFEDSTAPTVQTLELDNLSSKAGAQLLMALGVRGSDDKLEQVSLCFGGHPLALALLGTYLRKACHGDARRASELSLLEVDAKQGAHAIRVMESYAKWLGEGPEQAVLRMIGLFDRPADGASIAKLRALPAIPGLTDASEQLSEGDWELTISNLRDAALLADSLLDQTTVLEAHPLVREYFGSQFRELYPEGWKEGHRRLFEHLRTKARQYPETIPEMGPLFAAVAHGCKAGLHEQVLDEIYRSRLMRGDGRYATSKLAAFGPLLSALSHFFEHGDWTRPVHNLSKNARIYVLNQAGFHLSVTKGFPAREARLAYELARREAEESGSTPDRFLALRGLWRCHHVAAEYEDAWIVASSLIKCSKETRQPLHVAEANFAMGATAFYLGRFNEAREHLEIAIATYGAKEPHSGMGGFDVRVASLSYAAWTMWYLGYPDTASSRCEEALARARTLLDHHTLALALHFSAGLAQCSGDGKAVQGYANELLEISSKYGFVHWLACGTVIQGCASVMHGLFAEGIERIRSGLGLWEAASAKLGVSNFLARLADAYAKAIERTTESDKPHLLGEALGLVEEGLSISTDHNENYYRPELYRVEGELFVLRARQNPTKTEDYLDKAERSFRQAIELAHSQEGRSLELRAVVSLSRMLVSCRREDEAKKVLLQALGWFAEGHNTADYVQARHVLSSCCSQDFRLELGGNNAFGHT; the protein is encoded by the coding sequence ATGAGCATCAAAGAATTAGATGAGCCCACTCGTTCCACACTCGACCCAATTATCATTCACTGCTCGCGTGAAATGCAAAAAGTGGTTGACGACTTAAAGAAATGCGCCAAGCAAGACGCAACCGTGCTCATCGAAGGGGAAACCGGAACAGGAAAGGAAGTTATAGCACGCGAGATCCACAACCGTAGCAGCCGATGCGGTAAACCTATGGAAGTGTTCTCGTGCCCCAGAGGCGGGAACCTGATCGAAGATGAGCTGTTCGGTCATGAGAGGGGGGCCTTTACTGACGCCAGAGAACTCAAGCAAGGCAAAATCGAGCGCGCAAACGGCGGAACCTTCTTCCTCGATGACATCGACGACATGCCTCTTCAGACTCAGGGCAAACTGCTCCGGGTGCTCGAAACCGGCGAGGTGGAACGGCTGGGGGGCAAGAGCACAGTCAAAGTTGACGTCCGCGTGATCGCCGCCACCAAGGTGAACCTCCAAAAGTTGGTTGATGAAGGCAAGTTCCGTGCTGATCTTTTCTACCGCCTCAACGTCCTGGAGATCGTGCTCCCCACTCTCCGCCATCGTCCTGACGATATACCGCTTCTCGCACGCCATTTCATCGGCGACAGGGCCTTTACCATTGAGCCGGACGTCGTCAAGGCGATGAAAGCCTACCATTGGCCCGGAAACGTACGCGAGCTGAAGAATGCGATCACACGCGCGGTCGGCAGGGCAAAGGGGAACATCCTTGAGCGCGAGGATTTGATTCCATCGTCCGAGAATCGGTTTCGGACCAATAGCGGCCGAGAACCGTGTCCTCTAAGGACGCCACCGAGGCTTGAAGACCTCATTAGATTCGTGAACGAATTCAATGCCAGGGTCGGCGATAGCGCGCCGGATGATCTCTCTGATTGTGTTCGGGCGGCCGCACTCACAGCATTCGGACTTCCGTTCCGGGACGCCCGTTCCATTGCCAGATATATTCGAAAGGGATTGAAGAGCGAACCTCGGGGTAAACAAGCATTCAAAGCTCTAAACCCGGCCAGCCTCGCCTGGCTTCTCGACATTCGTGAAGGACGGAGACCAGAGGCCGGCTCCCACAAAAGCCCAAGCATACTAGGGCCGTTCCTGTCTGACGGGGATGCGCCTCCACCACAATCTGGCGAACGTCCCCCCCTATCGGCTCGCGATGTTTCCATTCTATTGCCCCGAACCGGCCAGCACTTATTCGGTCGCGAAAAGGCATTACAGTTCTTGAACAGAGCATGGGAGGAGGCAAATACGCATATCATCGTTCTCGTGGGTTTCGGCGGAGTCGGGAAGTCAACTCTGCTCACTCACTGGTTGCAGTCGATGAGTACCGCCAACTACCGCGGCGCGCATCGGGTTTATGCCAGGTCTTTCTATCACCAAAATACCTACGAGCGGACACTGTCAGCCGATGGTTTTATTGCAGAAGCGTTGAATTGGTTTAGCGACTCGGATGCTACCAAGGCACGTTACCCCGGCGAAAGAGGGGAGCGGCTAGCCCATGTGCTCAAGGCACAGCGCGCCTTATTGGTACTCGACGGGCTTGAGGTCGTTCAGTTCCCTCCTGGATCCCAAGAGGGCAAGCTGAGAGACGAGGGGCTTCGTGTCCTCCTAAGAGAGCTGGCCGCATCGAGTCCAGGTCTATGCGTCATTTCTACGCGCGTACGGGTGGCCGATCTTCAGGACTTCGAAGACAGCACTGCGCCTACTGTACAGACTCTCGAACTAGATAACCTCTCAAGCAAAGCGGGCGCGCAGTTACTTATGGCGCTGGGTGTTCGAGGGAGCGACGACAAGCTTGAACAAGTAAGTCTGTGTTTTGGGGGGCATCCACTTGCGCTCGCGCTGTTGGGTACGTACTTGAGGAAAGCATGTCACGGTGATGCCCGGCGCGCGAGTGAACTCAGTCTGCTGGAGGTCGACGCCAAGCAAGGGGCACATGCTATTCGAGTTATGGAATCGTATGCTAAATGGCTGGGGGAGGGGCCGGAACAGGCAGTGTTACGCATGATAGGCCTCTTCGACCGTCCGGCCGATGGGGCATCGATAGCTAAGCTTCGCGCGCTGCCGGCCATTCCCGGCTTGACTGACGCTAGTGAGCAGTTGAGCGAAGGCGACTGGGAACTTACAATTTCGAACCTTCGCGACGCCGCCTTGTTGGCAGATAGCCTGCTAGATCAGACAACCGTCCTCGAAGCTCATCCCCTCGTGCGTGAGTATTTTGGATCACAATTCCGGGAATTATACCCGGAGGGGTGGAAGGAAGGCCACAGGCGCCTTTTCGAGCATCTTAGGACAAAAGCCAGGCAATACCCGGAAACGATCCCGGAAATGGGGCCTCTCTTCGCAGCAGTGGCTCACGGTTGCAAGGCCGGCTTGCATGAGCAGGTCCTTGATGAGATTTATAGATCTCGTCTCATGAGGGGGGATGGTCGCTACGCCACAAGCAAGCTGGCCGCTTTCGGTCCGCTCCTGTCCGCACTCTCGCACTTTTTCGAGCACGGAGACTGGACTCGGCCCGTCCATAACCTTAGTAAGAACGCTCGGATTTATGTGCTTAATCAAGCAGGATTCCATCTGTCGGTCACCAAGGGCTTTCCGGCTCGAGAGGCAAGGCTGGCTTATGAGCTGGCTAGACGGGAGGCCGAAGAATCCGGGAGTACCCCAGATCGTTTCTTGGCCCTCCGCGGCTTGTGGAGATGTCACCACGTCGCCGCGGAATACGAAGATGCCTGGATAGTCGCAAGTAGCCTCATCAAGTGCTCCAAAGAAACGAGACAGCCACTCCATGTTGCTGAAGCCAATTTCGCAATGGGTGCCACTGCGTTTTACCTGGGAAGATTCAATGAGGCTCGCGAACATCTAGAAATCGCCATTGCGACTTACGGCGCAAAGGAACCACACTCCGGCATGGGGGGATTCGACGTGCGGGTTGCTTCCCTTTCCTATGCAGCGTGGACTATGTGGTACTTGGGTTATCCAGACACGGCGTCGAGCCGATGTGAAGAAGCGCTAGCAAGGGCAAGAACACTATTAGACCATCATACGCTCGCGCTAGCCCTTCATTTTTCTGCTGGCCTCGCACAATGTTCTGGAGATGGCAAGGCCGTTCAGGGGTACGCCAATGAGCTCTTAGAAATATCGAGTAAGTATGGGTTCGTACATTGGCTCGCCTGCGGAACCGTTATTCAGGGCTGTGCCTCAGTAATGCACGGGTTGTTTGCGGAAGGTATTGAACGGATACGTAGTGGCTTGGGGCTTTGGGAGGCAGCGAGCGCAAAGCTCGGGGTATCGAACTTTTTGGCCAGGCTCGCAGACGCATATGCGAAAGCAATTGAGAGGACAACAGAGAGTGACAAGCCCCACTTGCTTGGCGAGGCATTAGGTCTCGTGGAGGAAGGATTGAGTATATCGACGGATCACAACGAGAACTATTACAGGCCCGAGCTTTATCGGGTCGAGGGGGAGCTCTTTGTTCTTCGTGCCAGACAGAATCCAACGAAGACGGAGGACTACTTGGATAAAGCTGAGCGCTCCTTCAGGCAAGCCATAGAGCTGGCCCATAGCCAGGAGGGTAGGTCTCTGGAGTTGCGCGCGGTTGTGAGTCTTAGTCGAATGTTGGTTTCATGCCGGAGAGAAGACGAGGCGAAGAAGGTACTATTGCAGGCTCTGGGCTGGTTTGCGGAGGGCCATAATACCGCCGATTACGTGCAAGCCAGGCACGTCCTCTCCTCTTGCTGTTCCCAGGATTTTCGTTTGGAATTGGGTGGCAATAATGCTTTTGGACACACCTAA